A stretch of the Papaver somniferum cultivar HN1 chromosome 6, ASM357369v1, whole genome shotgun sequence genome encodes the following:
- the LOC113288126 gene encoding zinc finger CCCH domain-containing protein 18-like isoform X3, which translates to MDFLFRNYVGRGDGCKMDFPESTRIVLQRIQQLEPENVSKITGYLLLQDLGEREMIRLACGTDSQIQSLINEAKIHLNLSPKPFGSSPIPPSLMSSSPNSDLPHKFTPYSPAASRPFSSHGGFRVAPSPHWDPQLSDQQPIHNMDFIPPPYSESINDDFRLQNYAQFLMDEQMDSVNGGGDFPGSYYYPDGALGVLARNRRPPSLSLPDFPMKACHYFNKGFCKHGTSCRFSHGQNLADSFSQIFSPNGNDLGNEDHMFLPGSLETLEMELTELLKSRRGLPVSIASLPMLYYEKYGRNLQAEGYLTESQRHGKAGYSLTKLLARLKNSIRLIDRPHGQHSVVLAEDASRYMDYRSERTDPGTIVSGSRQIYLTFPAESTFTEEDVSNYFKSFGPVQDVRIPCQQKRMFGFVTFLYTETAEIILAKGNPHFVCGARVLVKPYREKSRLVDRKYNDKLERPMYFPNFLDMDHELQAIEHSRLLRKQMILEEQEQALEYERRRLAEFQVATKPLAHTPYFGYTNDELRFSEACADHNDFQSANRFGYMLDMLQNGSTSDDNARHSNNNYTDQESQGGLNLPESPFATPIPASGISTAT; encoded by the exons ATGGATTTTCTTTTCAGAAACTATGTTGGTCGTGGTGATG GATGTAAAATGGATTTTCCTGAGTCTACAAGAATTGTGCTACAACGAATTCAACAGCTGGAACCTGAAAATGTGTCTAAGATTACCGGTTATCTTCTCTTACAAGACCTTGGTGAGCGGGAGATGATAAGGTTAGCTTGTGGAActgacagtcagattcaatcctTGATTAATGAAGCCAAAATCCATCTCAACCTGTCTCCTAAACCTTTTGGTTCTTCCCCAATCCCACCTAGTTTAATGAGTTCTTCACCCAATTCAGACCTCCCCCACAAGTTTACTCCCTATTCACCTGCTGCCTCCCGTCCATTCTCTTCTCATGGGGGGTTTCGTGTTGCTCCTTCTCCACACTGGGATCCACAGTTGTCTGATCAACAACCAATTCATAATATGGATTTCATTCCTCCGCCCTATTCTGAATCAATCAATGATGATTTCCGCCTTCAGAATTATGCACAGTTCCTGATGGATGAGCAGATGGATTCTGTaaatggtggtggtgattttCCTGGGAGTTATTATTACCCTGATGGGGCATTGGGTGTTCTTGCACGGAACCGCAGACCACCAAGCTTGAGCTTGCCAGATTTTCCTATGAAGGCTTGTCATTATTTCAACAAGGGTTTCTGTAAGCATGGTACCAGCTGTAGATTCTCCCATGGTCAAAACTTAGCTGACAGTTTCTCTCAGATTTTCAGCCCTAATGGAAATGACTTGGGTAATGAGGATCACATGTTTTTGCCAGGCTCTCTTGAGACACTTGAAATGGAGCTTACTGAGCTATTGAAATCTAGACGAGGATTGCCTGTGTCAATTGCCTCTCTTCCCATGCTGTATTACGAGAAATATGGGAGGAATCTTCAAGCTGAAGGGTATCTCACTGAGAGTCAGAGGCATGGGAAGGCTGGTTATAGTTTGACTAAACTTCTTGCTAGGTTGAAGAACAGCATTCGCCTCATTGACAG ACCTCATGGGCAGCACTCTGTTGTCTTGGCTGAAGATGCCTCGAGATATATGGATTACAGGAGTGAGAGGACTGATCCTGGTACAATAGTCTCTGGGTCTAGACAGATTTATTTGACTTTCCCAGCTGAAAGTACATTTACTGAGGAGGATGTTTCCAACTATTTCAA GAGCTTTGGTCCTGTTCAAGATGTGAGGATCCCCTGCCAGCAGAAAAGGATGTTTGGATTTGTTACCTTTCTTTACACCGAAACTGCCGAAATAATTCTAGCTAAAGGGAATCCTCATTTTGTTTGTGGAGCTCGAGTTCTGGTTAAGCCATATCGGGAAAAATCTAGACTTGTCGACAG GAAGTATAATGACAAACTTGAACGTCCAATGTATTTCCCTAACTTTCTTGATATGGATCACGAGCTTCAAGCAA TCGAGCACTCAAGATTACTCCGGAAGCAGATGATTTTGGAGGAACAAGAGCAAGCTCTTGAATATGAGAGGAGGCGCCTGGCTGAGTTTCAGGTAGCAACTAAGCCCCTAGCTCATACACCATATTTTGGTTATACCAATGATGAGCTGAGATTCTCTGAAG CCTGTGCAGATCACAATGACTTTCAATCAGCCAATCGTTTTGGTTACATGCTTGATATGTTGCAGAATGGCTCTACTAGTGATGACAATGCTAGGCACTCCAACAACAATTACACTGACCAGGAGAG ccaAGGAGGACTGAATCTACCAGAGAGCCCGTTTGCAACTCCAATACCAGCTAGCGGCATTTCAACAGCTACATAG
- the LOC113288126 gene encoding zinc finger CCCH domain-containing protein 18-like isoform X2 yields MDFLFRNYVGRGDGCKMDFPESTRIVLQRIQQLEPENVSKITGYLLLQDLGEREMIRLACGTDSQIQSLINEAKIHLNLSPKPFGSSPIPPSLMSSSPNSDLPHKFTPYSPAASRPFSSHGGFRVAPSPHWDPQLSDQQPIHNMDFIPPPYSESINDDFRLQNYAQFLMDEQMDSVNGGGDFPGSYYYPDGALGVLARNRRPPSLSLPDFPMKACHYFNKGFCKHGTSCRFSHGQNLADSFSQIFSPNGNDLGNEDHMFLPGSLETLEMELTELLKSRRGLPVSIASLPMLYYEKYGRNLQAEGYLTESQRHGKAGYSLTKLLARLKNSIRLIDRCDHHELLRPHGQHSVVLAEDASRYMDYRSERTDPGTIVSGSRQIYLTFPAESTFTEEDVSNYFKSFGPVQDVRIPCQQKRMFGFVTFLYTETAEIILAKGNPHFVCGARVLVKPYREKSRLVDRKYNDKLERPMYFPNFLDMDHELQAIEHSRLLRKQMILEEQEQALEYERRRLAEFQVATKPLAHTPYFGYTNDELRFSEDHNDFQSANRFGYMLDMLQNGSTSDDNARHSNNNYTDQESQGGLNLPESPFATPIPASGISTAT; encoded by the exons ATGGATTTTCTTTTCAGAAACTATGTTGGTCGTGGTGATG GATGTAAAATGGATTTTCCTGAGTCTACAAGAATTGTGCTACAACGAATTCAACAGCTGGAACCTGAAAATGTGTCTAAGATTACCGGTTATCTTCTCTTACAAGACCTTGGTGAGCGGGAGATGATAAGGTTAGCTTGTGGAActgacagtcagattcaatcctTGATTAATGAAGCCAAAATCCATCTCAACCTGTCTCCTAAACCTTTTGGTTCTTCCCCAATCCCACCTAGTTTAATGAGTTCTTCACCCAATTCAGACCTCCCCCACAAGTTTACTCCCTATTCACCTGCTGCCTCCCGTCCATTCTCTTCTCATGGGGGGTTTCGTGTTGCTCCTTCTCCACACTGGGATCCACAGTTGTCTGATCAACAACCAATTCATAATATGGATTTCATTCCTCCGCCCTATTCTGAATCAATCAATGATGATTTCCGCCTTCAGAATTATGCACAGTTCCTGATGGATGAGCAGATGGATTCTGTaaatggtggtggtgattttCCTGGGAGTTATTATTACCCTGATGGGGCATTGGGTGTTCTTGCACGGAACCGCAGACCACCAAGCTTGAGCTTGCCAGATTTTCCTATGAAGGCTTGTCATTATTTCAACAAGGGTTTCTGTAAGCATGGTACCAGCTGTAGATTCTCCCATGGTCAAAACTTAGCTGACAGTTTCTCTCAGATTTTCAGCCCTAATGGAAATGACTTGGGTAATGAGGATCACATGTTTTTGCCAGGCTCTCTTGAGACACTTGAAATGGAGCTTACTGAGCTATTGAAATCTAGACGAGGATTGCCTGTGTCAATTGCCTCTCTTCCCATGCTGTATTACGAGAAATATGGGAGGAATCTTCAAGCTGAAGGGTATCTCACTGAGAGTCAGAGGCATGGGAAGGCTGGTTATAGTTTGACTAAACTTCTTGCTAGGTTGAAGAACAGCATTCGCCTCATTGACAGGTGCGATCATCATGAACTCTTACG ACCTCATGGGCAGCACTCTGTTGTCTTGGCTGAAGATGCCTCGAGATATATGGATTACAGGAGTGAGAGGACTGATCCTGGTACAATAGTCTCTGGGTCTAGACAGATTTATTTGACTTTCCCAGCTGAAAGTACATTTACTGAGGAGGATGTTTCCAACTATTTCAA GAGCTTTGGTCCTGTTCAAGATGTGAGGATCCCCTGCCAGCAGAAAAGGATGTTTGGATTTGTTACCTTTCTTTACACCGAAACTGCCGAAATAATTCTAGCTAAAGGGAATCCTCATTTTGTTTGTGGAGCTCGAGTTCTGGTTAAGCCATATCGGGAAAAATCTAGACTTGTCGACAG GAAGTATAATGACAAACTTGAACGTCCAATGTATTTCCCTAACTTTCTTGATATGGATCACGAGCTTCAAGCAA TCGAGCACTCAAGATTACTCCGGAAGCAGATGATTTTGGAGGAACAAGAGCAAGCTCTTGAATATGAGAGGAGGCGCCTGGCTGAGTTTCAGGTAGCAACTAAGCCCCTAGCTCATACACCATATTTTGGTTATACCAATGATGAGCTGAGATTCTCTGAAG ATCACAATGACTTTCAATCAGCCAATCGTTTTGGTTACATGCTTGATATGTTGCAGAATGGCTCTACTAGTGATGACAATGCTAGGCACTCCAACAACAATTACACTGACCAGGAGAG ccaAGGAGGACTGAATCTACCAGAGAGCCCGTTTGCAACTCCAATACCAGCTAGCGGCATTTCAACAGCTACATAG
- the LOC113288126 gene encoding zinc finger CCCH domain-containing protein 18-like isoform X4, translating to MDFLFRNYVGRGDGCKMDFPESTRIVLQRIQQLEPENVSKITGYLLLQDLGEREMIRLACGTDSQIQSLINEAKIHLNLSPKPFGSSPIPPSLMSSSPNSDLPHKFTPYSPAASRPFSSHGGFRVAPSPHWDPQLSDQQPIHNMDFIPPPYSESINDDFRLQNYAQFLMDEQMDSVNGGGDFPGSYYYPDGALGVLARNRRPPSLSLPDFPMKACHYFNKGFCKHGTSCRFSHGQNLADSFSQIFSPNGNDLGNEDHMFLPGSLETLEMELTELLKSRRGLPVSIASLPMLYYEKYGRNLQAEGYLTESQRHGKAGYSLTKLLARLKNSIRLIDRPHGQHSVVLAEDASRYMDYRSERTDPGTIVSGSRQIYLTFPAESTFTEEDVSNYFKSFGPVQDVRIPCQQKRMFGFVTFLYTETAEIILAKGNPHFVCGARVLVKPYREKSRLVDRKYNDKLERPMYFPNFLDMDHELQAIEHSRLLRKQMILEEQEQALEYERRRLAEFQVATKPLAHTPYFGYTNDELRFSEDHNDFQSANRFGYMLDMLQNGSTSDDNARHSNNNYTDQESQGGLNLPESPFATPIPASGISTAT from the exons ATGGATTTTCTTTTCAGAAACTATGTTGGTCGTGGTGATG GATGTAAAATGGATTTTCCTGAGTCTACAAGAATTGTGCTACAACGAATTCAACAGCTGGAACCTGAAAATGTGTCTAAGATTACCGGTTATCTTCTCTTACAAGACCTTGGTGAGCGGGAGATGATAAGGTTAGCTTGTGGAActgacagtcagattcaatcctTGATTAATGAAGCCAAAATCCATCTCAACCTGTCTCCTAAACCTTTTGGTTCTTCCCCAATCCCACCTAGTTTAATGAGTTCTTCACCCAATTCAGACCTCCCCCACAAGTTTACTCCCTATTCACCTGCTGCCTCCCGTCCATTCTCTTCTCATGGGGGGTTTCGTGTTGCTCCTTCTCCACACTGGGATCCACAGTTGTCTGATCAACAACCAATTCATAATATGGATTTCATTCCTCCGCCCTATTCTGAATCAATCAATGATGATTTCCGCCTTCAGAATTATGCACAGTTCCTGATGGATGAGCAGATGGATTCTGTaaatggtggtggtgattttCCTGGGAGTTATTATTACCCTGATGGGGCATTGGGTGTTCTTGCACGGAACCGCAGACCACCAAGCTTGAGCTTGCCAGATTTTCCTATGAAGGCTTGTCATTATTTCAACAAGGGTTTCTGTAAGCATGGTACCAGCTGTAGATTCTCCCATGGTCAAAACTTAGCTGACAGTTTCTCTCAGATTTTCAGCCCTAATGGAAATGACTTGGGTAATGAGGATCACATGTTTTTGCCAGGCTCTCTTGAGACACTTGAAATGGAGCTTACTGAGCTATTGAAATCTAGACGAGGATTGCCTGTGTCAATTGCCTCTCTTCCCATGCTGTATTACGAGAAATATGGGAGGAATCTTCAAGCTGAAGGGTATCTCACTGAGAGTCAGAGGCATGGGAAGGCTGGTTATAGTTTGACTAAACTTCTTGCTAGGTTGAAGAACAGCATTCGCCTCATTGACAG ACCTCATGGGCAGCACTCTGTTGTCTTGGCTGAAGATGCCTCGAGATATATGGATTACAGGAGTGAGAGGACTGATCCTGGTACAATAGTCTCTGGGTCTAGACAGATTTATTTGACTTTCCCAGCTGAAAGTACATTTACTGAGGAGGATGTTTCCAACTATTTCAA GAGCTTTGGTCCTGTTCAAGATGTGAGGATCCCCTGCCAGCAGAAAAGGATGTTTGGATTTGTTACCTTTCTTTACACCGAAACTGCCGAAATAATTCTAGCTAAAGGGAATCCTCATTTTGTTTGTGGAGCTCGAGTTCTGGTTAAGCCATATCGGGAAAAATCTAGACTTGTCGACAG GAAGTATAATGACAAACTTGAACGTCCAATGTATTTCCCTAACTTTCTTGATATGGATCACGAGCTTCAAGCAA TCGAGCACTCAAGATTACTCCGGAAGCAGATGATTTTGGAGGAACAAGAGCAAGCTCTTGAATATGAGAGGAGGCGCCTGGCTGAGTTTCAGGTAGCAACTAAGCCCCTAGCTCATACACCATATTTTGGTTATACCAATGATGAGCTGAGATTCTCTGAAG ATCACAATGACTTTCAATCAGCCAATCGTTTTGGTTACATGCTTGATATGTTGCAGAATGGCTCTACTAGTGATGACAATGCTAGGCACTCCAACAACAATTACACTGACCAGGAGAG ccaAGGAGGACTGAATCTACCAGAGAGCCCGTTTGCAACTCCAATACCAGCTAGCGGCATTTCAACAGCTACATAG
- the LOC113288126 gene encoding zinc finger CCCH domain-containing protein 18-like isoform X5, translated as MDFPESTRIVLQRIQQLEPENVSKITGYLLLQDLGEREMIRLACGTDSQIQSLINEAKIHLNLSPKPFGSSPIPPSLMSSSPNSDLPHKFTPYSPAASRPFSSHGGFRVAPSPHWDPQLSDQQPIHNMDFIPPPYSESINDDFRLQNYAQFLMDEQMDSVNGGGDFPGSYYYPDGALGVLARNRRPPSLSLPDFPMKACHYFNKGFCKHGTSCRFSHGQNLADSFSQIFSPNGNDLGNEDHMFLPGSLETLEMELTELLKSRRGLPVSIASLPMLYYEKYGRNLQAEGYLTESQRHGKAGYSLTKLLARLKNSIRLIDRCDHHELLRPHGQHSVVLAEDASRYMDYRSERTDPGTIVSGSRQIYLTFPAESTFTEEDVSNYFKSFGPVQDVRIPCQQKRMFGFVTFLYTETAEIILAKGNPHFVCGARVLVKPYREKSRLVDRKYNDKLERPMYFPNFLDMDHELQAIEHSRLLRKQMILEEQEQALEYERRRLAEFQVATKPLAHTPYFGYTNDELRFSEACADHNDFQSANRFGYMLDMLQNGSTSDDNARHSNNNYTDQESQGGLNLPESPFATPIPASGISTAT; from the exons ATGGATTTTCCTGAGTCTACAAGAATTGTGCTACAACGAATTCAACAGCTGGAACCTGAAAATGTGTCTAAGATTACCGGTTATCTTCTCTTACAAGACCTTGGTGAGCGGGAGATGATAAGGTTAGCTTGTGGAActgacagtcagattcaatcctTGATTAATGAAGCCAAAATCCATCTCAACCTGTCTCCTAAACCTTTTGGTTCTTCCCCAATCCCACCTAGTTTAATGAGTTCTTCACCCAATTCAGACCTCCCCCACAAGTTTACTCCCTATTCACCTGCTGCCTCCCGTCCATTCTCTTCTCATGGGGGGTTTCGTGTTGCTCCTTCTCCACACTGGGATCCACAGTTGTCTGATCAACAACCAATTCATAATATGGATTTCATTCCTCCGCCCTATTCTGAATCAATCAATGATGATTTCCGCCTTCAGAATTATGCACAGTTCCTGATGGATGAGCAGATGGATTCTGTaaatggtggtggtgattttCCTGGGAGTTATTATTACCCTGATGGGGCATTGGGTGTTCTTGCACGGAACCGCAGACCACCAAGCTTGAGCTTGCCAGATTTTCCTATGAAGGCTTGTCATTATTTCAACAAGGGTTTCTGTAAGCATGGTACCAGCTGTAGATTCTCCCATGGTCAAAACTTAGCTGACAGTTTCTCTCAGATTTTCAGCCCTAATGGAAATGACTTGGGTAATGAGGATCACATGTTTTTGCCAGGCTCTCTTGAGACACTTGAAATGGAGCTTACTGAGCTATTGAAATCTAGACGAGGATTGCCTGTGTCAATTGCCTCTCTTCCCATGCTGTATTACGAGAAATATGGGAGGAATCTTCAAGCTGAAGGGTATCTCACTGAGAGTCAGAGGCATGGGAAGGCTGGTTATAGTTTGACTAAACTTCTTGCTAGGTTGAAGAACAGCATTCGCCTCATTGACAGGTGCGATCATCATGAACTCTTACG ACCTCATGGGCAGCACTCTGTTGTCTTGGCTGAAGATGCCTCGAGATATATGGATTACAGGAGTGAGAGGACTGATCCTGGTACAATAGTCTCTGGGTCTAGACAGATTTATTTGACTTTCCCAGCTGAAAGTACATTTACTGAGGAGGATGTTTCCAACTATTTCAA GAGCTTTGGTCCTGTTCAAGATGTGAGGATCCCCTGCCAGCAGAAAAGGATGTTTGGATTTGTTACCTTTCTTTACACCGAAACTGCCGAAATAATTCTAGCTAAAGGGAATCCTCATTTTGTTTGTGGAGCTCGAGTTCTGGTTAAGCCATATCGGGAAAAATCTAGACTTGTCGACAG GAAGTATAATGACAAACTTGAACGTCCAATGTATTTCCCTAACTTTCTTGATATGGATCACGAGCTTCAAGCAA TCGAGCACTCAAGATTACTCCGGAAGCAGATGATTTTGGAGGAACAAGAGCAAGCTCTTGAATATGAGAGGAGGCGCCTGGCTGAGTTTCAGGTAGCAACTAAGCCCCTAGCTCATACACCATATTTTGGTTATACCAATGATGAGCTGAGATTCTCTGAAG CCTGTGCAGATCACAATGACTTTCAATCAGCCAATCGTTTTGGTTACATGCTTGATATGTTGCAGAATGGCTCTACTAGTGATGACAATGCTAGGCACTCCAACAACAATTACACTGACCAGGAGAG ccaAGGAGGACTGAATCTACCAGAGAGCCCGTTTGCAACTCCAATACCAGCTAGCGGCATTTCAACAGCTACATAG
- the LOC113288126 gene encoding zinc finger CCCH domain-containing protein 18-like isoform X1 has protein sequence MDFLFRNYVGRGDGCKMDFPESTRIVLQRIQQLEPENVSKITGYLLLQDLGEREMIRLACGTDSQIQSLINEAKIHLNLSPKPFGSSPIPPSLMSSSPNSDLPHKFTPYSPAASRPFSSHGGFRVAPSPHWDPQLSDQQPIHNMDFIPPPYSESINDDFRLQNYAQFLMDEQMDSVNGGGDFPGSYYYPDGALGVLARNRRPPSLSLPDFPMKACHYFNKGFCKHGTSCRFSHGQNLADSFSQIFSPNGNDLGNEDHMFLPGSLETLEMELTELLKSRRGLPVSIASLPMLYYEKYGRNLQAEGYLTESQRHGKAGYSLTKLLARLKNSIRLIDRCDHHELLRPHGQHSVVLAEDASRYMDYRSERTDPGTIVSGSRQIYLTFPAESTFTEEDVSNYFKSFGPVQDVRIPCQQKRMFGFVTFLYTETAEIILAKGNPHFVCGARVLVKPYREKSRLVDRKYNDKLERPMYFPNFLDMDHELQAIEHSRLLRKQMILEEQEQALEYERRRLAEFQVATKPLAHTPYFGYTNDELRFSEACADHNDFQSANRFGYMLDMLQNGSTSDDNARHSNNNYTDQESQGGLNLPESPFATPIPASGISTAT, from the exons ATGGATTTTCTTTTCAGAAACTATGTTGGTCGTGGTGATG GATGTAAAATGGATTTTCCTGAGTCTACAAGAATTGTGCTACAACGAATTCAACAGCTGGAACCTGAAAATGTGTCTAAGATTACCGGTTATCTTCTCTTACAAGACCTTGGTGAGCGGGAGATGATAAGGTTAGCTTGTGGAActgacagtcagattcaatcctTGATTAATGAAGCCAAAATCCATCTCAACCTGTCTCCTAAACCTTTTGGTTCTTCCCCAATCCCACCTAGTTTAATGAGTTCTTCACCCAATTCAGACCTCCCCCACAAGTTTACTCCCTATTCACCTGCTGCCTCCCGTCCATTCTCTTCTCATGGGGGGTTTCGTGTTGCTCCTTCTCCACACTGGGATCCACAGTTGTCTGATCAACAACCAATTCATAATATGGATTTCATTCCTCCGCCCTATTCTGAATCAATCAATGATGATTTCCGCCTTCAGAATTATGCACAGTTCCTGATGGATGAGCAGATGGATTCTGTaaatggtggtggtgattttCCTGGGAGTTATTATTACCCTGATGGGGCATTGGGTGTTCTTGCACGGAACCGCAGACCACCAAGCTTGAGCTTGCCAGATTTTCCTATGAAGGCTTGTCATTATTTCAACAAGGGTTTCTGTAAGCATGGTACCAGCTGTAGATTCTCCCATGGTCAAAACTTAGCTGACAGTTTCTCTCAGATTTTCAGCCCTAATGGAAATGACTTGGGTAATGAGGATCACATGTTTTTGCCAGGCTCTCTTGAGACACTTGAAATGGAGCTTACTGAGCTATTGAAATCTAGACGAGGATTGCCTGTGTCAATTGCCTCTCTTCCCATGCTGTATTACGAGAAATATGGGAGGAATCTTCAAGCTGAAGGGTATCTCACTGAGAGTCAGAGGCATGGGAAGGCTGGTTATAGTTTGACTAAACTTCTTGCTAGGTTGAAGAACAGCATTCGCCTCATTGACAGGTGCGATCATCATGAACTCTTACG ACCTCATGGGCAGCACTCTGTTGTCTTGGCTGAAGATGCCTCGAGATATATGGATTACAGGAGTGAGAGGACTGATCCTGGTACAATAGTCTCTGGGTCTAGACAGATTTATTTGACTTTCCCAGCTGAAAGTACATTTACTGAGGAGGATGTTTCCAACTATTTCAA GAGCTTTGGTCCTGTTCAAGATGTGAGGATCCCCTGCCAGCAGAAAAGGATGTTTGGATTTGTTACCTTTCTTTACACCGAAACTGCCGAAATAATTCTAGCTAAAGGGAATCCTCATTTTGTTTGTGGAGCTCGAGTTCTGGTTAAGCCATATCGGGAAAAATCTAGACTTGTCGACAG GAAGTATAATGACAAACTTGAACGTCCAATGTATTTCCCTAACTTTCTTGATATGGATCACGAGCTTCAAGCAA TCGAGCACTCAAGATTACTCCGGAAGCAGATGATTTTGGAGGAACAAGAGCAAGCTCTTGAATATGAGAGGAGGCGCCTGGCTGAGTTTCAGGTAGCAACTAAGCCCCTAGCTCATACACCATATTTTGGTTATACCAATGATGAGCTGAGATTCTCTGAAG CCTGTGCAGATCACAATGACTTTCAATCAGCCAATCGTTTTGGTTACATGCTTGATATGTTGCAGAATGGCTCTACTAGTGATGACAATGCTAGGCACTCCAACAACAATTACACTGACCAGGAGAG ccaAGGAGGACTGAATCTACCAGAGAGCCCGTTTGCAACTCCAATACCAGCTAGCGGCATTTCAACAGCTACATAG
- the LOC113288126 gene encoding zinc finger CCCH domain-containing protein 18-like isoform X6, whose translation MDFLFRNYVGRGDGCKMDFPESTRIVLQRIQQLEPENVSKITGYLLLQDLGEREMIRLACGTDSQIQSLINEAKIHLNLSPKPFGSSPIPPSLMSSSPNSDLPHKFTPYSPAASRPFSSHGGFRVAPSPHWDPQLSDQQPIHNMDFIPPPYSESINDDFRLQNYAQFLMDEQMDSVNGGGDFPGSYYYPDGALGVLARNRRPPSLSLPDFPMKACHYFNKGFCKHGTSCRFSHGQNLADSFSQIFSPNGNDLGNEDHMFLPGSLETLEMELTELLKSRRGLPVSIASLPMLYYEKYGRNLQAEGYLTESQRHGKAGYSLTKLLARLKNSIRLIDRCDHHELLRPHGQHSVVLAEDASRYMDYRSERTDPGTIVSGSRQIYLTFPAESTFTEEDVSNYFKSFGPVQDVRIPCQQKRMFGFVTFLYTETAEIILAKGNPHFVCGARVLVKPYREKSRLVDRKYNDKLERPMYFPNFLDMDHELQAIEHSRLLRKQMILEEQEQALEYERRRLAEFQPVQITMTFNQPIVLVTCLICCRMALLVMTMLGTPTTITLTRRAKED comes from the exons ATGGATTTTCTTTTCAGAAACTATGTTGGTCGTGGTGATG GATGTAAAATGGATTTTCCTGAGTCTACAAGAATTGTGCTACAACGAATTCAACAGCTGGAACCTGAAAATGTGTCTAAGATTACCGGTTATCTTCTCTTACAAGACCTTGGTGAGCGGGAGATGATAAGGTTAGCTTGTGGAActgacagtcagattcaatcctTGATTAATGAAGCCAAAATCCATCTCAACCTGTCTCCTAAACCTTTTGGTTCTTCCCCAATCCCACCTAGTTTAATGAGTTCTTCACCCAATTCAGACCTCCCCCACAAGTTTACTCCCTATTCACCTGCTGCCTCCCGTCCATTCTCTTCTCATGGGGGGTTTCGTGTTGCTCCTTCTCCACACTGGGATCCACAGTTGTCTGATCAACAACCAATTCATAATATGGATTTCATTCCTCCGCCCTATTCTGAATCAATCAATGATGATTTCCGCCTTCAGAATTATGCACAGTTCCTGATGGATGAGCAGATGGATTCTGTaaatggtggtggtgattttCCTGGGAGTTATTATTACCCTGATGGGGCATTGGGTGTTCTTGCACGGAACCGCAGACCACCAAGCTTGAGCTTGCCAGATTTTCCTATGAAGGCTTGTCATTATTTCAACAAGGGTTTCTGTAAGCATGGTACCAGCTGTAGATTCTCCCATGGTCAAAACTTAGCTGACAGTTTCTCTCAGATTTTCAGCCCTAATGGAAATGACTTGGGTAATGAGGATCACATGTTTTTGCCAGGCTCTCTTGAGACACTTGAAATGGAGCTTACTGAGCTATTGAAATCTAGACGAGGATTGCCTGTGTCAATTGCCTCTCTTCCCATGCTGTATTACGAGAAATATGGGAGGAATCTTCAAGCTGAAGGGTATCTCACTGAGAGTCAGAGGCATGGGAAGGCTGGTTATAGTTTGACTAAACTTCTTGCTAGGTTGAAGAACAGCATTCGCCTCATTGACAGGTGCGATCATCATGAACTCTTACG ACCTCATGGGCAGCACTCTGTTGTCTTGGCTGAAGATGCCTCGAGATATATGGATTACAGGAGTGAGAGGACTGATCCTGGTACAATAGTCTCTGGGTCTAGACAGATTTATTTGACTTTCCCAGCTGAAAGTACATTTACTGAGGAGGATGTTTCCAACTATTTCAA GAGCTTTGGTCCTGTTCAAGATGTGAGGATCCCCTGCCAGCAGAAAAGGATGTTTGGATTTGTTACCTTTCTTTACACCGAAACTGCCGAAATAATTCTAGCTAAAGGGAATCCTCATTTTGTTTGTGGAGCTCGAGTTCTGGTTAAGCCATATCGGGAAAAATCTAGACTTGTCGACAG GAAGTATAATGACAAACTTGAACGTCCAATGTATTTCCCTAACTTTCTTGATATGGATCACGAGCTTCAAGCAA TCGAGCACTCAAGATTACTCCGGAAGCAGATGATTTTGGAGGAACAAGAGCAAGCTCTTGAATATGAGAGGAGGCGCCTGGCTGAGTTTCAG CCTGTGCAGATCACAATGACTTTCAATCAGCCAATCGTTTTGGTTACATGCTTGATATGTTGCAGAATGGCTCTACTAGTGATGACAATGCTAGGCACTCCAACAACAATTACACTGACCAGGAGAG ccaAGGAGGACTGA